A section of the Chryseobacterium ginsenosidimutans genome encodes:
- a CDS encoding efflux RND transporter periplasmic adaptor subunit, producing the protein MIKRVVASIALSSLLLFSCNKKKEEKEEVSVYPVTTPVVMDTVIDKEFVAQIRSVKNIEVRAQEKGFLEKIFVDEGQFVHQGQTLFRIMPKLYQAELLKAQAEVAQATIELKNASTLASNNIVSKNERSMAKAKLDAANAEAKLAQIHLSFTDIKAPFSGIIDRLPLKLGSLVDEGDLLTSLSDNNDVYTYFNVSEPEYLNYQMHAADRGSDQVALVMANGDVFPQKGEVQTIEGEFDNETGNIAFRAKFPNPNKLLRNGETGKVRMTLPLKNAMIIPQKATYEIQDQKYVFVVDKNGVARSKNIKVAYELPDVYVVSSGISAGDKILLEGVQKVKDDQKIQTKAQDPKKVLQSLKLKAE; encoded by the coding sequence ATGATCAAGAGAGTTGTCGCAAGCATTGCGCTAAGCAGTCTTTTATTGTTCAGTTGTAACAAGAAAAAAGAAGAAAAAGAAGAAGTATCAGTTTATCCGGTAACAACTCCGGTTGTGATGGATACGGTGATTGACAAAGAATTTGTAGCCCAAATCAGGTCTGTAAAGAACATTGAAGTTCGCGCACAGGAAAAAGGGTTCTTGGAAAAGATCTTTGTGGATGAAGGTCAGTTTGTACATCAGGGGCAGACTTTATTCCGAATTATGCCTAAACTGTATCAGGCGGAATTATTAAAAGCTCAAGCCGAGGTCGCTCAAGCCACGATTGAGTTGAAAAACGCGAGTACATTGGCCAGCAATAATATTGTTTCTAAAAACGAAAGATCCATGGCGAAAGCTAAATTGGATGCAGCCAATGCAGAAGCAAAATTAGCTCAGATCCACTTGTCGTTTACAGACATTAAAGCTCCATTTTCAGGGATTATCGACAGGTTGCCTTTGAAACTAGGAAGTTTGGTGGATGAAGGAGATTTGTTGACATCTTTATCGGATAATAATGATGTTTACACGTACTTCAACGTTTCAGAACCTGAATATCTGAATTATCAAATGCACGCTGCCGACAGAGGAAGCGATCAGGTGGCATTGGTAATGGCAAATGGAGATGTTTTTCCACAAAAAGGGGAAGTTCAGACCATTGAAGGAGAGTTTGATAACGAAACAGGAAATATCGCATTCAGAGCTAAGTTCCCGAATCCTAACAAATTATTAAGAAACGGAGAAACAGGAAAAGTAAGAATGACTTTACCTCTTAAAAATGCAATGATCATTCCTCAAAAAGCAACCTACGAAATCCAGGATCAGAAATATGTTTTCGTAGTTGATAAAAACGGAGTAGCGAGATCTAAAAATATTAAAGTAGCGTATGAGCTTCCTGATGTTTATGTTGTAAGTTCCGGAATTTCAGCAGGTGACAAAATATTATTGGAAGGCGTTCAGAAAGTGAAAGACGATCAGAAGATTCAGACTAAAGCTCAGGATCCGAAAAAAGTTCTTCAATCATTGAAATTAAAAGCAGAGTAG
- a CDS encoding efflux RND transporter permease subunit translates to MFKKFIRRPVLSIVISLIIVFMGVLSLVKLPVTQFPSISPPKVNITAEYPGANNELLIKSVVIPLERGLNGVPGMKYMTSDAGNDGEASIQVVFDLGTDPNVAAVNVQNRVSSVVNKLPPLVVREGVKITREEPNMLMYINLYSDDPKADQKFLFNYADINVMSELRRVSGVGFADILGTREYAMRVWLKPDRLTAYSISADEVMEALNEQSLEASPGKTGESSGKRSQSFEYILKYPGRFNNEKDYGNIILKAKTDGEFVRLKDVADIEFGSSMYDIYSTLNGKPSAAITVKQSYGSNASDVIKNVKTLMAELQKTSFPKGMHYDISYDVSRFLDASIEKVIHTLFEAFILVAIVVFLFLGDWRSTLIPAIAVPVSLIGTFAIMSAFGITLNMISLFALVMAIGVVVDDAIVVIEAVHAKMEEKHLSPLKATEEAMHEISGAIIAITLVMASVFIPIAFMSGPVGVFYRQFSITMASAIILSGVVALTLTPALCALILKNNHGKAKKRTPITIFLEKFNNLFTKGAGKYEKMLNKTVKKKTFTLPLLLAFCACTFFLSNSLPSGFIPAEDQGMIYAIIQTPPGSTLERTNQIAKELLRESEGIDGVQSVSSLAGYEILTEGTGSNSGTCLINLKSWDERKESAAEIIEKLEEKAKNIPGANIEFFQPPSIPGYGAAGGFELRLLDKAGSGDYQKMEKVSNDFVKELKKRPELGSAFTFYSASFPQYMLKIDNDLAEQKGVTIEKAMDNLSTLIGSNYETSFIRFDRPYKVIVQAGPQYRALPTDLLKLYVKNDKDQMVPYSDFMHLEKVYGLSEITRHNMYNSAEVSGTPAPGYSSGQAIAAIQEVADKTLPRGFGIDWAGISKDEVSRGNEAVFIFLVCLGFVYLILAAQYESFILPLPVILSLPTGIFGAFLCLKLLGLENNIYAQVAMVMLIGLLGKNAVLIVEFAVQKKAEEGIPVAQAAIEGAAIRFRPILMTSFAFIAGLIPLVMATGPGAIGNRTIGTAAAGGMLIGTIFGLMIIPGLYYIFGTIAEKSKLAKYEEENPLTEQTEPYQHDNKHEDL, encoded by the coding sequence ATGTTTAAGAAATTCATTCGCAGACCTGTTCTGTCTATCGTAATCTCATTGATTATCGTATTTATGGGAGTGTTATCCCTGGTAAAATTACCGGTTACGCAATTCCCATCCATTTCACCGCCCAAGGTGAACATCACCGCAGAATATCCGGGAGCTAACAACGAATTGTTGATTAAATCCGTGGTTATTCCGTTAGAAAGAGGTTTAAATGGTGTTCCGGGAATGAAATATATGACTTCCGATGCCGGAAACGACGGGGAAGCATCTATTCAGGTAGTTTTCGACTTAGGAACTGACCCGAACGTAGCAGCTGTTAACGTTCAAAACCGTGTTTCTTCGGTGGTAAATAAACTTCCGCCGTTGGTAGTTCGTGAAGGGGTGAAAATTACTCGTGAAGAGCCTAACATGTTGATGTATATTAACTTGTACAGTGATGATCCGAAAGCTGACCAGAAATTCCTTTTCAACTATGCGGATATCAACGTGATGTCTGAATTGAGAAGGGTAAGCGGAGTTGGTTTCGCAGATATCCTGGGAACAAGAGAATACGCGATGCGTGTTTGGCTTAAACCTGACAGATTAACAGCCTACAGTATTTCAGCAGATGAAGTAATGGAAGCTTTAAATGAGCAGAGTTTGGAAGCATCTCCGGGAAAAACGGGGGAAAGTTCTGGTAAAAGATCTCAGTCATTTGAATATATTTTAAAATATCCCGGTCGTTTTAATAATGAAAAGGATTACGGAAATATTATCCTTAAAGCTAAAACAGACGGAGAATTTGTAAGGTTAAAAGATGTTGCAGATATCGAATTCGGTTCCTCGATGTATGATATTTATTCTACATTAAATGGAAAACCTTCTGCGGCGATTACGGTAAAACAATCTTACGGTTCCAATGCTAGTGACGTTATCAAAAATGTAAAAACTTTGATGGCGGAACTGCAGAAAACAAGCTTCCCGAAAGGAATGCATTATGACATCAGTTATGATGTTTCAAGGTTCCTGGATGCATCGATTGAGAAGGTTATTCATACTTTATTTGAAGCCTTTATTTTGGTGGCGATCGTGGTATTCCTTTTCTTGGGAGACTGGCGTTCAACATTGATTCCTGCCATTGCGGTTCCGGTTTCATTGATCGGTACTTTTGCGATCATGTCCGCTTTTGGAATTACGTTAAACATGATCTCGCTTTTTGCCTTGGTAATGGCAATTGGGGTCGTCGTCGATGATGCGATTGTTGTAATTGAAGCAGTTCACGCCAAGATGGAAGAGAAACATTTATCTCCGTTAAAGGCAACAGAAGAGGCAATGCATGAAATTAGCGGTGCGATTATCGCGATTACTTTGGTAATGGCATCCGTATTTATTCCGATAGCATTTATGTCTGGTCCGGTTGGTGTATTTTATCGTCAGTTCTCGATTACAATGGCTTCTGCAATTATCCTTTCAGGGGTTGTAGCATTGACATTGACACCAGCTTTATGTGCTTTAATTTTAAAGAATAATCACGGAAAAGCTAAAAAAAGAACTCCTATTACTATTTTCTTAGAAAAATTCAACAATTTATTTACAAAAGGAGCTGGGAAATACGAGAAAATGTTGAATAAAACGGTTAAAAAGAAAACATTCACACTTCCGTTATTGTTAGCATTTTGTGCATGTACATTCTTCTTAAGCAACTCACTTCCTTCAGGATTTATTCCTGCTGAAGATCAGGGGATGATCTATGCAATTATTCAGACACCTCCGGGTTCTACCTTAGAAAGAACGAATCAGATTGCTAAAGAATTATTGAGAGAATCTGAAGGTATTGATGGAGTACAGTCCGTTTCATCATTGGCGGGTTACGAAATCTTAACGGAAGGTACAGGTTCAAACTCAGGTACTTGTTTGATTAACCTTAAAAGTTGGGATGAACGTAAAGAATCTGCGGCAGAAATTATTGAAAAACTTGAAGAAAAAGCCAAAAATATTCCGGGTGCGAATATAGAATTCTTCCAGCCGCCATCAATTCCTGGATATGGTGCAGCAGGTGGTTTTGAACTTCGTTTGCTTGATAAAGCAGGAAGTGGAGATTATCAGAAGATGGAAAAAGTAAGCAATGACTTTGTGAAGGAATTGAAAAAACGTCCCGAATTAGGTTCTGCGTTTACATTTTATTCCGCAAGTTTCCCACAATATATGCTGAAAATTGATAACGATCTTGCCGAACAAAAAGGAGTGACAATAGAAAAAGCAATGGATAATTTATCTACATTGATTGGTTCGAATTATGAGACGAGTTTCATCCGTTTCGACAGACCTTATAAAGTAATTGTTCAGGCCGGACCGCAATATAGAGCATTACCAACCGATTTGCTGAAATTATATGTTAAAAACGATAAAGATCAGATGGTTCCGTATTCAGATTTCATGCATTTGGAAAAAGTATATGGTTTATCGGAGATCACGAGACATAATATGTATAATTCTGCCGAGGTAAGTGGAACTCCGGCGCCGGGTTACAGTTCTGGACAGGCAATTGCAGCGATTCAGGAAGTTGCCGACAAAACACTTCCGAGAGGGTTCGGTATCGACTGGGCAGGTATTTCGAAAGATGAAGTAAGCCGTGGAAATGAAGCGGTATTTATCTTCTTAGTGTGTTTAGGCTTCGTTTATTTGATTCTTGCAGCGCAATATGAAAGTTTCATTCTTCCGTTACCGGTAATTTTATCGTTGCCAACGGGTATTTTCGGAGCTTTCTTATGCTTAAAATTATTAGGATTAGAAAACAACATTTATGCTCAGGTGGCGATGGTCATGTTGATTGGTTTGTTGGGTAAAAATGCGGTATTGATTGTCGAATTTGCCGTACAGAAAAAGGCTGAAGAAGGAATTCCTGTGGCACAGGCTGCAATTGAAGGAGCAGCGATCCGTTTCCGTCCGATTTTGATGACATCATTTGCATTCATCGCAGGTTTAATTCCGCTGGTAATGGCGACAGGACCGGGAGCAATTGGTAACCGAACAATTGGTACAGCTGCAGCAGGAGGTATGTTGATAGGTACTATTTTCGGATTAATGATTATTCCTGGATTGTATTACATCTTCGGAACAATTGCTGAAAAGTCGAAATTGGCCAAATATGAAGAAGAAAATCCTTTAACAGAACAAACAGAACCTTATCAACACGATAACAAACATGAAGATTTATAA